One Manihot esculenta cultivar AM560-2 chromosome 18, M.esculenta_v8, whole genome shotgun sequence genomic window carries:
- the LOC110607041 gene encoding uncharacterized protein LOC110607041 isoform X3, translated as MDQLQMESPDVPECPVCLQTYDGEYTIPRVLACGHTTCESCLKSLPQKYPLTIRCPACIQLVKFPSQGPSFLPKNIDLLRLIPTTSQLQNPPKPHNKAQNNLQHHHHQVDSVRLWSDEFYAMWKNWVLPNDSVLVEEKENGFGCLKEGNRKVRLFKFAGVSFPVSEKSSVFKLSYDAGIMNCLYGMKKEVREELSSILKVCSKNSRTCKVYGLWADLKYGVLYLVFERLNGILDQLPEFEDGLNKNGLSSFAMMGMEMCEAVIASHVEGLCMGCLGLSCFEMDDFGHVNLSLSEVLVTGGAVHEVIMETGFDGRRICDKEIGKLVSGSFEREAFLSPEMLFEILKKDAIEVDCVSFKHSVILSSDVWSLACILLRLLIGKQFTEELVDYVDNFISEVSEENSLDFSGLFMGLMEKVRALLGSKVGEECESLQKILCRCLNIDPESRPLVVEVWKCVRELITKLQLDSMLRLDGTVHEKSKVHCLALGEFSLLPKKISEILKKDEVLGADNSSAEKPNQGEGMRVDKDFFYGLLEGKVKLKDMQGHLDCVTGLAIGGGYLFSSSFDKSVQVWSLQDFSHLHTFKGHEHKVMAVIYVDEEQPLCVSGDSGGGIFIWSITIPLRQEPLKKWYEQKDWRYSGIHALATAGNGYLYTGSGDRSVKAWSLQDGILLSTMDGHRSVVSTLAACDGILYSGSWDGTIRLWSLSDHSLLTVLGEDVPGTVTSVLSLFVCQNQLVAAHENGHVKIWRNDVFLKSMQPHNGSIFAICMEGRYLFTGGWDKTINVQELSGDEFQVDARSIGSVPGGSAVTSLLYSQGKLFVGYGDRTIQVYYYGE; from the exons ATGGACCAACTGCAAATGGAGTCGCCGGATGTGCCCGAGTGTCCGGTGTGCTTGCAGACCTACGACGGCGAGTACACAATTCCGCGTGTTCTCGCCTGCGGACACACAACCTGCGAGTCATGCCTTAAAAGCCTCCCTCAAAAATATCCTCTAACCATTCGCTGTCCGGCGTGTATCCAACTTGTCAAGTTCCCATCGCAAGGCCCCTCTTTTCTTCCCAAGAATATCGACCTCCTCAGGCTGATTCCCACCACCTCTCAACTTCAAAATCCCCCAAAACCCCACAACAAGGCCCAGAATAACCTCCAAcaccatcatcatcaagttGACTCTGTTCGTTTATGGTCTGATGAGTTTTATGCTATGTGGAAGAATTGGGTCCTCCCCAATGATAGTGTTCTAGTTGAGGAGAAAGAGAATGGATTCGGGTGTTTGAAGGAGGGTAATAGAAAGGTGAGGCTTTTCAAGTTTGCTGGTGTTTCTTTTCCCGTCAGTGAGAAAAGCTCCGTTTTTAAGTTAAGTTATGATGCTGGGATTATGAATTGTTTGTATGGAATGAAAAAGGAGGTGAGAGAGGAACTGAGTTCGATTTTGAAAGTCTGTTCCAAAAACTCTAGGACTTGTAAAGTTTATGGCTTGTGGGCTGATTTGAAATATGGAGTTTTGTATTTAGTTTTTGAGAGATTGAATGGCATTCTAGATCAATTGCCTGAGTTTGAAGATGGTTTAAACAAAAATGGTTTGTCTAGTTTTGCAATGATGGGAATGGAAATGTGTGAAGCAGTGATTGCTTCGCATGTGGAAGGCTTATGTATGGGTTGCTTAGGTCTGTCTTGTTTTGAAATGGATGATTTTGGACATGTAAATCTCAGTTTGAGTGAGGTTTTGGTGACAGGAGGGGCTGTTCATGAGGTCATCATGGAAACTGGTTTTGATGGGAGAAGGATTTGCGATAAGGAAATAGGAAAATTGGTGAGTGGATCTTTTGAAAGAGAGGCCTTTTTGAGTCCTGAAATGTTGTTTGAGATATTGAAGAAAGATGCCATAGAGGTAGATTGTGTTAGCTTTAAACATTCTGTTATCCTCAGCTCAGATGTTTGGTCATTGGCTTGTATTTTGCTTAGACTTCTTATCGGGAAACAATTCACTGAAGAGCTGGTTGATTATGTGGATAATTTTATTTCAGAAGTAAGTGAGGAGAACAGTTTGGATTTTTCAGGTCTTTTCATGGGTTTGATGGAGAAAGTAAGAGCGCTGTTAGGAAGTAAAGTAGGTGAGGAATGTGAATCATTGCAGAAGATTCTATGCAGATGTTTAAATATTGATCCAGAGAGTCGCCCGCTTGTAGTTGAAGTGTGGAAATGTGTTCGAGAGTTAATCACTAAACTTCAGTTGGATAGTATGCTCAGGTTGGATGGGACTGTTCATGAGAAGAGTAAGGTACATTGCTTGGCTCTTGGTGAATTTTCTCTGCTGCCCAAGAAAATATCAGAAATACTCAAAAAAGATGAGGTGCTCGGAGCAGATAACAGCAGTGCAGAAAAGCCAAATCAAGGTGAGGGGATGAGGGTtgataaagattttttttatggtCTTTTGGAGGGAAAAGTCAAATTGAAGGATATGCAGGGACATCTTGATTGTGTAACAGGATTAGCCATTGGAG GGGGATATTTGTTTAGCTCGTCATTTGATAAATCAGTTCAAGTCTGGTCTTTGCAG GATTTTTCTCATTTACATACATTTAAAGGTCATGAACATAAAGTAATGGCTGTTATTTATGTTGATGAAGAACAACCCTTATGCGTAAGTGGTGATAGTGGAGGTGGCATATTTATCTGGAGCATTACTATTCCTCTGAGGCAAGAACCGTTAAAGAAATGGTATGAGCAAAAAGATTGGCGATATAGTGGAATTCATGCTTTGGCTACAGCAGGGAATGGATATCTCTACACTGGAAGTGGAGATAGGTCAGTTAAAGCGTGGTCGTTGCAG GATGGAATTCTACTAAGCACTATGGATGGTCATAGATCGGTAGTTTCCACATTAGCAGCATGTGATGGAATTCTCTATAGCGGGAGTTGGGATGGGACCATTCGACTGTGGAGTCTAAGCGATCATAGTCTTTTGACAGTGTTAGGTGAAGATGTGCCAGGAACTGTGACCTCTGTCTTGTCTCTTTTTGTTTGCCAGAATCAGCTTGTTGCAGCGCATGAAAATGGACATGTAAAG ATATGGAGAAATGATGTGTTTTTGAAATCGATGCAACCCCACAATGGCTCCATTTTTGCTATTTGTATGGAGGGGAGATATCTGTTTACTGGAGGTTGGGACAAAACTATCAATGTACAG GAATTATCAGGAGATGAATTTCAAGTAGATGCCAGATCCATTGGATCAGTCCCAGGTGGTTCTGCTGTAACATCTTTGTTATACTCACAAGGAAAGCTTTTCGTCGGTTATGGTGATAGAACAATTCAG GTATATTACTATGGAGAGTGA
- the LOC110607041 gene encoding uncharacterized protein LOC110607041 isoform X4 yields MDQLQMESPDVPECPVCLQTYDGEYTIPRVLACGHTTCESCLKSLPQKYPLTIRCPACIQLVKFPSQGPSFLPKNIDLLRLIPTTSQLQNPPKPHNKAQNNLQHHHHQVDSVRLWSDEFYAMWKNWVLPNDSVLVEEKENGFGCLKEGNRKVRLFKFAGVSFPVSEKSSVFKLSYDAGIMNCLYGMKKEVREELSSILKVCSKNSRTCKVYGLWADLKYGVLYLVFERLNGILDQLPEFEDGLNKNGLSSFAMMGMEMCEAVIASHVEGLCMGCLGLSCFEMDDFGHVNLSLSEVLVTGGAVHEVIMETGFDGRRICDKEIGKLVSGSFEREAFLSPEMLFEILKKDAIEVDCVSFKHSVILSSDVWSLACILLRLLIGKQFTEELVDYVDNFISEVSEENSLDFSGLFMGLMEKVRALLGSKVGEECESLQKILCRCLNIDPESRPLVVEVWKCVRELITKLQLDSMLRLDGTVHEKSKVHCLALGEFSLLPKKISEILKKDEVLGADNSSAEKPNQGEGMRVDKDFFYGLLEGKVKLKDMQGHLDCVTGLAIGGGYLFSSSFDKSVQVWSLQDFSHLHTFKGHEHKVMAVIYVDEEQPLCVSGDSGGGIFIWSITIPLRQEPLKKWYEQKDWRYSGIHALATAGNGYLYTGSGDRSVKAWSLQDGILLSTMDGHRSVVSTLAACDGILYSGSWDGTIRLWSLSDHSLLTVLGEDVPGTVTSVLSLFVCQNQLVAAHENGHIWRNDVFLKSMQPHNGSIFAICMEGRYLFTGGWDKTINVQELSGDEFQVDARSIGSVPGGSAVTSLLYSQGKLFVGYGDRTIQQVYYYGE; encoded by the exons ATGGACCAACTGCAAATGGAGTCGCCGGATGTGCCCGAGTGTCCGGTGTGCTTGCAGACCTACGACGGCGAGTACACAATTCCGCGTGTTCTCGCCTGCGGACACACAACCTGCGAGTCATGCCTTAAAAGCCTCCCTCAAAAATATCCTCTAACCATTCGCTGTCCGGCGTGTATCCAACTTGTCAAGTTCCCATCGCAAGGCCCCTCTTTTCTTCCCAAGAATATCGACCTCCTCAGGCTGATTCCCACCACCTCTCAACTTCAAAATCCCCCAAAACCCCACAACAAGGCCCAGAATAACCTCCAAcaccatcatcatcaagttGACTCTGTTCGTTTATGGTCTGATGAGTTTTATGCTATGTGGAAGAATTGGGTCCTCCCCAATGATAGTGTTCTAGTTGAGGAGAAAGAGAATGGATTCGGGTGTTTGAAGGAGGGTAATAGAAAGGTGAGGCTTTTCAAGTTTGCTGGTGTTTCTTTTCCCGTCAGTGAGAAAAGCTCCGTTTTTAAGTTAAGTTATGATGCTGGGATTATGAATTGTTTGTATGGAATGAAAAAGGAGGTGAGAGAGGAACTGAGTTCGATTTTGAAAGTCTGTTCCAAAAACTCTAGGACTTGTAAAGTTTATGGCTTGTGGGCTGATTTGAAATATGGAGTTTTGTATTTAGTTTTTGAGAGATTGAATGGCATTCTAGATCAATTGCCTGAGTTTGAAGATGGTTTAAACAAAAATGGTTTGTCTAGTTTTGCAATGATGGGAATGGAAATGTGTGAAGCAGTGATTGCTTCGCATGTGGAAGGCTTATGTATGGGTTGCTTAGGTCTGTCTTGTTTTGAAATGGATGATTTTGGACATGTAAATCTCAGTTTGAGTGAGGTTTTGGTGACAGGAGGGGCTGTTCATGAGGTCATCATGGAAACTGGTTTTGATGGGAGAAGGATTTGCGATAAGGAAATAGGAAAATTGGTGAGTGGATCTTTTGAAAGAGAGGCCTTTTTGAGTCCTGAAATGTTGTTTGAGATATTGAAGAAAGATGCCATAGAGGTAGATTGTGTTAGCTTTAAACATTCTGTTATCCTCAGCTCAGATGTTTGGTCATTGGCTTGTATTTTGCTTAGACTTCTTATCGGGAAACAATTCACTGAAGAGCTGGTTGATTATGTGGATAATTTTATTTCAGAAGTAAGTGAGGAGAACAGTTTGGATTTTTCAGGTCTTTTCATGGGTTTGATGGAGAAAGTAAGAGCGCTGTTAGGAAGTAAAGTAGGTGAGGAATGTGAATCATTGCAGAAGATTCTATGCAGATGTTTAAATATTGATCCAGAGAGTCGCCCGCTTGTAGTTGAAGTGTGGAAATGTGTTCGAGAGTTAATCACTAAACTTCAGTTGGATAGTATGCTCAGGTTGGATGGGACTGTTCATGAGAAGAGTAAGGTACATTGCTTGGCTCTTGGTGAATTTTCTCTGCTGCCCAAGAAAATATCAGAAATACTCAAAAAAGATGAGGTGCTCGGAGCAGATAACAGCAGTGCAGAAAAGCCAAATCAAGGTGAGGGGATGAGGGTtgataaagattttttttatggtCTTTTGGAGGGAAAAGTCAAATTGAAGGATATGCAGGGACATCTTGATTGTGTAACAGGATTAGCCATTGGAG GGGGATATTTGTTTAGCTCGTCATTTGATAAATCAGTTCAAGTCTGGTCTTTGCAG GATTTTTCTCATTTACATACATTTAAAGGTCATGAACATAAAGTAATGGCTGTTATTTATGTTGATGAAGAACAACCCTTATGCGTAAGTGGTGATAGTGGAGGTGGCATATTTATCTGGAGCATTACTATTCCTCTGAGGCAAGAACCGTTAAAGAAATGGTATGAGCAAAAAGATTGGCGATATAGTGGAATTCATGCTTTGGCTACAGCAGGGAATGGATATCTCTACACTGGAAGTGGAGATAGGTCAGTTAAAGCGTGGTCGTTGCAG GATGGAATTCTACTAAGCACTATGGATGGTCATAGATCGGTAGTTTCCACATTAGCAGCATGTGATGGAATTCTCTATAGCGGGAGTTGGGATGGGACCATTCGACTGTGGAGTCTAAGCGATCATAGTCTTTTGACAGTGTTAGGTGAAGATGTGCCAGGAACTGTGACCTCTGTCTTGTCTCTTTTTGTTTGCCAGAATCAGCTTGTTGCAGCGCATGAAAATGGACAT ATATGGAGAAATGATGTGTTTTTGAAATCGATGCAACCCCACAATGGCTCCATTTTTGCTATTTGTATGGAGGGGAGATATCTGTTTACTGGAGGTTGGGACAAAACTATCAATGTACAG GAATTATCAGGAGATGAATTTCAAGTAGATGCCAGATCCATTGGATCAGTCCCAGGTGGTTCTGCTGTAACATCTTTGTTATACTCACAAGGAAAGCTTTTCGTCGGTTATGGTGATAGAACAATTCAG CAGGTATATTACTATGGAGAGTGA
- the LOC110607041 gene encoding uncharacterized protein LOC110607041 isoform X1 — MDQLQMESPDVPECPVCLQTYDGEYTIPRVLACGHTTCESCLKSLPQKYPLTIRCPACIQLVKFPSQGPSFLPKNIDLLRLIPTTSQLQNPPKPHNKAQNNLQHHHHQVDSVRLWSDEFYAMWKNWVLPNDSVLVEEKENGFGCLKEGNRKVRLFKFAGVSFPVSEKSSVFKLSYDAGIMNCLYGMKKEVREELSSILKVCSKNSRTCKVYGLWADLKYGVLYLVFERLNGILDQLPEFEDGLNKNGLSSFAMMGMEMCEAVIASHVEGLCMGCLGLSCFEMDDFGHVNLSLSEVLVTGGAVHEVIMETGFDGRRICDKEIGKLVSGSFEREAFLSPEMLFEILKKDAIEVDCVSFKHSVILSSDVWSLACILLRLLIGKQFTEELVDYVDNFISEVSEENSLDFSGLFMGLMEKVRALLGSKVGEECESLQKILCRCLNIDPESRPLVVEVWKCVRELITKLQLDSMLRLDGTVHEKSKVHCLALGEFSLLPKKISEILKKDEVLGADNSSAEKPNQGEGMRVDKDFFYGLLEGKVKLKDMQGHLDCVTGLAIGGGYLFSSSFDKSVQVWSLQDFSHLHTFKGHEHKVMAVIYVDEEQPLCVSGDSGGGIFIWSITIPLRQEPLKKWYEQKDWRYSGIHALATAGNGYLYTGSGDRSVKAWSLQDGILLSTMDGHRSVVSTLAACDGILYSGSWDGTIRLWSLSDHSLLTVLGEDVPGTVTSVLSLFVCQNQLVAAHENGHVKIWRNDVFLKSMQPHNGSIFAICMEGRYLFTGGWDKTINVQELSGDEFQVDARSIGSVPGGSAVTSLLYSQGKLFVGYGDRTIQQVYYYGE, encoded by the exons ATGGACCAACTGCAAATGGAGTCGCCGGATGTGCCCGAGTGTCCGGTGTGCTTGCAGACCTACGACGGCGAGTACACAATTCCGCGTGTTCTCGCCTGCGGACACACAACCTGCGAGTCATGCCTTAAAAGCCTCCCTCAAAAATATCCTCTAACCATTCGCTGTCCGGCGTGTATCCAACTTGTCAAGTTCCCATCGCAAGGCCCCTCTTTTCTTCCCAAGAATATCGACCTCCTCAGGCTGATTCCCACCACCTCTCAACTTCAAAATCCCCCAAAACCCCACAACAAGGCCCAGAATAACCTCCAAcaccatcatcatcaagttGACTCTGTTCGTTTATGGTCTGATGAGTTTTATGCTATGTGGAAGAATTGGGTCCTCCCCAATGATAGTGTTCTAGTTGAGGAGAAAGAGAATGGATTCGGGTGTTTGAAGGAGGGTAATAGAAAGGTGAGGCTTTTCAAGTTTGCTGGTGTTTCTTTTCCCGTCAGTGAGAAAAGCTCCGTTTTTAAGTTAAGTTATGATGCTGGGATTATGAATTGTTTGTATGGAATGAAAAAGGAGGTGAGAGAGGAACTGAGTTCGATTTTGAAAGTCTGTTCCAAAAACTCTAGGACTTGTAAAGTTTATGGCTTGTGGGCTGATTTGAAATATGGAGTTTTGTATTTAGTTTTTGAGAGATTGAATGGCATTCTAGATCAATTGCCTGAGTTTGAAGATGGTTTAAACAAAAATGGTTTGTCTAGTTTTGCAATGATGGGAATGGAAATGTGTGAAGCAGTGATTGCTTCGCATGTGGAAGGCTTATGTATGGGTTGCTTAGGTCTGTCTTGTTTTGAAATGGATGATTTTGGACATGTAAATCTCAGTTTGAGTGAGGTTTTGGTGACAGGAGGGGCTGTTCATGAGGTCATCATGGAAACTGGTTTTGATGGGAGAAGGATTTGCGATAAGGAAATAGGAAAATTGGTGAGTGGATCTTTTGAAAGAGAGGCCTTTTTGAGTCCTGAAATGTTGTTTGAGATATTGAAGAAAGATGCCATAGAGGTAGATTGTGTTAGCTTTAAACATTCTGTTATCCTCAGCTCAGATGTTTGGTCATTGGCTTGTATTTTGCTTAGACTTCTTATCGGGAAACAATTCACTGAAGAGCTGGTTGATTATGTGGATAATTTTATTTCAGAAGTAAGTGAGGAGAACAGTTTGGATTTTTCAGGTCTTTTCATGGGTTTGATGGAGAAAGTAAGAGCGCTGTTAGGAAGTAAAGTAGGTGAGGAATGTGAATCATTGCAGAAGATTCTATGCAGATGTTTAAATATTGATCCAGAGAGTCGCCCGCTTGTAGTTGAAGTGTGGAAATGTGTTCGAGAGTTAATCACTAAACTTCAGTTGGATAGTATGCTCAGGTTGGATGGGACTGTTCATGAGAAGAGTAAGGTACATTGCTTGGCTCTTGGTGAATTTTCTCTGCTGCCCAAGAAAATATCAGAAATACTCAAAAAAGATGAGGTGCTCGGAGCAGATAACAGCAGTGCAGAAAAGCCAAATCAAGGTGAGGGGATGAGGGTtgataaagattttttttatggtCTTTTGGAGGGAAAAGTCAAATTGAAGGATATGCAGGGACATCTTGATTGTGTAACAGGATTAGCCATTGGAG GGGGATATTTGTTTAGCTCGTCATTTGATAAATCAGTTCAAGTCTGGTCTTTGCAG GATTTTTCTCATTTACATACATTTAAAGGTCATGAACATAAAGTAATGGCTGTTATTTATGTTGATGAAGAACAACCCTTATGCGTAAGTGGTGATAGTGGAGGTGGCATATTTATCTGGAGCATTACTATTCCTCTGAGGCAAGAACCGTTAAAGAAATGGTATGAGCAAAAAGATTGGCGATATAGTGGAATTCATGCTTTGGCTACAGCAGGGAATGGATATCTCTACACTGGAAGTGGAGATAGGTCAGTTAAAGCGTGGTCGTTGCAG GATGGAATTCTACTAAGCACTATGGATGGTCATAGATCGGTAGTTTCCACATTAGCAGCATGTGATGGAATTCTCTATAGCGGGAGTTGGGATGGGACCATTCGACTGTGGAGTCTAAGCGATCATAGTCTTTTGACAGTGTTAGGTGAAGATGTGCCAGGAACTGTGACCTCTGTCTTGTCTCTTTTTGTTTGCCAGAATCAGCTTGTTGCAGCGCATGAAAATGGACATGTAAAG ATATGGAGAAATGATGTGTTTTTGAAATCGATGCAACCCCACAATGGCTCCATTTTTGCTATTTGTATGGAGGGGAGATATCTGTTTACTGGAGGTTGGGACAAAACTATCAATGTACAG GAATTATCAGGAGATGAATTTCAAGTAGATGCCAGATCCATTGGATCAGTCCCAGGTGGTTCTGCTGTAACATCTTTGTTATACTCACAAGGAAAGCTTTTCGTCGGTTATGGTGATAGAACAATTCAG CAGGTATATTACTATGGAGAGTGA
- the LOC110607041 gene encoding uncharacterized protein LOC110607041 isoform X6: MDQLQMESPDVPECPVCLQTYDGEYTIPRVLACGHTTCESCLKSLPQKYPLTIRCPACIQLVKFPSQGPSFLPKNIDLLRLIPTTSQLQNPPKPHNKAQNNLQHHHHQVDSVRLWSDEFYAMWKNWVLPNDSVLVEEKENGFGCLKEGNRKVRLFKFAGVSFPVSEKSSVFKLSYDAGIMNCLYGMKKEVREELSSILKVCSKNSRTCKVYGLWADLKYGVLYLVFERLNGILDQLPEFEDGLNKNGLSSFAMMGMEMCEAVIASHVEGLCMGCLGLSCFEMDDFGHVNLSLSEVLVTGGAVHEVIMETGFDGRRICDKEIGKLVSGSFEREAFLSPEMLFEILKKDAIEVDCVSFKHSVILSSDVWSLACILLRLLIGKQFTEELVDYVDNFISEVSEENSLDFSGLFMGLMEKVRALLGSKVGEECESLQKILCRCLNIDPESRPLVVEVWKCVRELITKLQLDSMLRLDGTVHEKSKVHCLALGEFSLLPKKISEILKKDEVLGADNSSAEKPNQGEGMRVDKDFFYGLLEGKVKLKDMQGHLDCVTGLAIGGGYLFSSSFDKSVQVWSLQDFSHLHTFKGHEHKVMAVIYVDEEQPLCVSGDSGGGIFIWSITIPLRQEPLKKWYEQKDWRYSGIHALATAGNGYLYTGSGDRSVKAWSLQIWRNDVFLKSMQPHNGSIFAICMEGRYLFTGGWDKTINVQELSGDEFQVDARSIGSVPGGSAVTSLLYSQGKLFVGYGDRTIQQVYYYGE; this comes from the exons ATGGACCAACTGCAAATGGAGTCGCCGGATGTGCCCGAGTGTCCGGTGTGCTTGCAGACCTACGACGGCGAGTACACAATTCCGCGTGTTCTCGCCTGCGGACACACAACCTGCGAGTCATGCCTTAAAAGCCTCCCTCAAAAATATCCTCTAACCATTCGCTGTCCGGCGTGTATCCAACTTGTCAAGTTCCCATCGCAAGGCCCCTCTTTTCTTCCCAAGAATATCGACCTCCTCAGGCTGATTCCCACCACCTCTCAACTTCAAAATCCCCCAAAACCCCACAACAAGGCCCAGAATAACCTCCAAcaccatcatcatcaagttGACTCTGTTCGTTTATGGTCTGATGAGTTTTATGCTATGTGGAAGAATTGGGTCCTCCCCAATGATAGTGTTCTAGTTGAGGAGAAAGAGAATGGATTCGGGTGTTTGAAGGAGGGTAATAGAAAGGTGAGGCTTTTCAAGTTTGCTGGTGTTTCTTTTCCCGTCAGTGAGAAAAGCTCCGTTTTTAAGTTAAGTTATGATGCTGGGATTATGAATTGTTTGTATGGAATGAAAAAGGAGGTGAGAGAGGAACTGAGTTCGATTTTGAAAGTCTGTTCCAAAAACTCTAGGACTTGTAAAGTTTATGGCTTGTGGGCTGATTTGAAATATGGAGTTTTGTATTTAGTTTTTGAGAGATTGAATGGCATTCTAGATCAATTGCCTGAGTTTGAAGATGGTTTAAACAAAAATGGTTTGTCTAGTTTTGCAATGATGGGAATGGAAATGTGTGAAGCAGTGATTGCTTCGCATGTGGAAGGCTTATGTATGGGTTGCTTAGGTCTGTCTTGTTTTGAAATGGATGATTTTGGACATGTAAATCTCAGTTTGAGTGAGGTTTTGGTGACAGGAGGGGCTGTTCATGAGGTCATCATGGAAACTGGTTTTGATGGGAGAAGGATTTGCGATAAGGAAATAGGAAAATTGGTGAGTGGATCTTTTGAAAGAGAGGCCTTTTTGAGTCCTGAAATGTTGTTTGAGATATTGAAGAAAGATGCCATAGAGGTAGATTGTGTTAGCTTTAAACATTCTGTTATCCTCAGCTCAGATGTTTGGTCATTGGCTTGTATTTTGCTTAGACTTCTTATCGGGAAACAATTCACTGAAGAGCTGGTTGATTATGTGGATAATTTTATTTCAGAAGTAAGTGAGGAGAACAGTTTGGATTTTTCAGGTCTTTTCATGGGTTTGATGGAGAAAGTAAGAGCGCTGTTAGGAAGTAAAGTAGGTGAGGAATGTGAATCATTGCAGAAGATTCTATGCAGATGTTTAAATATTGATCCAGAGAGTCGCCCGCTTGTAGTTGAAGTGTGGAAATGTGTTCGAGAGTTAATCACTAAACTTCAGTTGGATAGTATGCTCAGGTTGGATGGGACTGTTCATGAGAAGAGTAAGGTACATTGCTTGGCTCTTGGTGAATTTTCTCTGCTGCCCAAGAAAATATCAGAAATACTCAAAAAAGATGAGGTGCTCGGAGCAGATAACAGCAGTGCAGAAAAGCCAAATCAAGGTGAGGGGATGAGGGTtgataaagattttttttatggtCTTTTGGAGGGAAAAGTCAAATTGAAGGATATGCAGGGACATCTTGATTGTGTAACAGGATTAGCCATTGGAG GGGGATATTTGTTTAGCTCGTCATTTGATAAATCAGTTCAAGTCTGGTCTTTGCAG GATTTTTCTCATTTACATACATTTAAAGGTCATGAACATAAAGTAATGGCTGTTATTTATGTTGATGAAGAACAACCCTTATGCGTAAGTGGTGATAGTGGAGGTGGCATATTTATCTGGAGCATTACTATTCCTCTGAGGCAAGAACCGTTAAAGAAATGGTATGAGCAAAAAGATTGGCGATATAGTGGAATTCATGCTTTGGCTACAGCAGGGAATGGATATCTCTACACTGGAAGTGGAGATAGGTCAGTTAAAGCGTGGTCGTTGCAG ATATGGAGAAATGATGTGTTTTTGAAATCGATGCAACCCCACAATGGCTCCATTTTTGCTATTTGTATGGAGGGGAGATATCTGTTTACTGGAGGTTGGGACAAAACTATCAATGTACAG GAATTATCAGGAGATGAATTTCAAGTAGATGCCAGATCCATTGGATCAGTCCCAGGTGGTTCTGCTGTAACATCTTTGTTATACTCACAAGGAAAGCTTTTCGTCGGTTATGGTGATAGAACAATTCAG CAGGTATATTACTATGGAGAGTGA